One segment of Brassica napus cultivar Da-Ae chromosome C3, Da-Ae, whole genome shotgun sequence DNA contains the following:
- the LOC106432150 gene encoding gibberellin 3-beta-dioxygenase 3, translated as MSSLAQLFKNNPVNHDRIIPLDFTNTKTLPDSHVWSKPELEPEPMTRPIPVISISSPEKVLLRHACEEWGVFHITDHGVPLSLLHNVECQMKRLFSLPMHRKILAVRSPDESTGYGVVRISMFYDKLMWSEGFSVMDSSLRRHATLLWPDDHAEFCNVIEEYQKEMANLSHRLVSMVMGSLGLTHKEFRWLVPNITGSRTNSSQSFLQLNSYPVCPDPDLAMGLAPHTDSSLLTILYQGNIPGLEIQNLQAEKSRWIGVEPVEGGLVVIMGDLSHIISNGRFKSTMHRAVVNKTHHRVSAAYFSGPPKNLHIGPLTADTDHPPLYRRLTWEEYLAAKATHFNKALSLFRC; from the exons ATGAGTTCCTTAGCACAGCTATTCAAGAACAACCCCGTGAACCATGACCGCATCATCCCACTAGACTTCACAAACACCAAAACCTTACCGGACTCTCATGTTTGGTCTAAACCTGAGCTCGAACCCGAACCCATGACCCGACCCATTCCAGTCATCAGCATATCCAGCCCTGAGAAAGTGCTACTAAGACATGCCTGTGAGGAATGGGGTGTGTTTCATATTACAGACCATGGGGTCCCACTCTCGTTACTCCACAACGTTGAGTGCCAAATGAAAAGGCTTTTCTCTTTACCCATGCATCGTAAGATCCTAGCTGTTCGATCACCGGACGAGTCAACTGGTTACGGTGTGGTTCGGATCTCAATGTTTTATGATAAGCTTATGTGGTCTGAGGGATTCTCCGTTATGGATTCCTCTCTTCGGCGTCACGCTACACTCCTATGGCCCGATGACCATGCCGAGTTCTG CAATGTGATAGAAGAGTATCAGAAGGAAATGGCGAATTTGAGTCACAGACTAGTAAGCATGGTGATGGGTTCGTTAGGACTAACACACAAAGAATTCAGATGGCTTGTACCGAACATAACAGGTTCAAGAACCAACTCGAGCCAATCTTTTCTGCAGTTGAACTCCTATCCTGTCTGCCCTGACCCTGATCTAGCCATGGGTTTAGCCCCTCACACTGACTCTTCCCTACTAACCATCCTCTATCAAGGCAACATTCCAG GTTTAGAGATTCAAAACCTACAGGCAGAAAAGTCGAGATGGATTGGAGTGGAGCCAGTAGAAGGAGGTCTTGTTGTCATAATGGGAGATTTGTCTCATATCATATCCAATGGACGGTTCAAAAGTACGATGCACCGTGCGGTGGTGAACAAGACGCACCACCGTGTCTCAGCCGCATATTTCTCAGGCCCACCCAAGAACCTTCATATCGGTCCGTTGACTGCCGACACGGACCATCCTCCTCTGTACCGCCGTTTGACATGGGAAGAGTACCTTGCAGCCAAAGCAACACACTTTAACAAAGCCTTGAGTTTATTTCgttgctga
- the LOC106432135 gene encoding DNA-directed RNA polymerase II subunit 2 isoform X1, with protein sequence MDYKQNQTYIDADGKITQENNNKEITQEEDDEEITQEDAWTVISAYFEEKGLVRQQLDSFDEFIQNTMQEIVDESSDIEIRPESQHNPGHQFDFAERIYKISFGQIYVSKPTITESDGETATLFPKAARLRNLTYSAPLYVDVCKTVIMKGHDGEEVTETQDFTKVFIGKVPIMLRSTYCTLHQNSEKDLTELGECPYDQGGYFIINGSEKVLIAQEKMSTNHVYVFKKRQPNKYSYVAEVRSMAETQNRPPSTMFVRMLSGSKGGSSGQYIRCTLPYIKKEIPIIIVFRALGFVADKDILERICYEFGDTQMMELLRPSLEEAFVIQSQQVALDYIGKRGAPVGTPKDKRIKYARDILQKEMFPHVGVGAFETPKAYYFGYVFSSLVFFEFHSAFCFSYYAITLRLIIHRLLRCALGRNPEDDRDHYGNKRLDLAGPLLGGLFRMLFRKLTRDVRSYVQKCVDNGKEVNLQFAIKAKTITSGLKYALATGNWGQANAAGTRAGVSQVLNRLTYASTLSHLRRLNSPIGREGKLAKPRQLHNSQWGMMCPAETPEGQACGLVKNLALMVYVTVGSAAYPILVFLEEWGLENLEEISPADIPQATKIFVNGKWVGIHRIPDMLVRTLRLLRRRNDINTEVSVVRDIRLKELRIYTDYGRCSRPLFIVDNQRLLIKKKDIYALQQRVKFIVFRSQSTFCGNFSVPILVFITQESAEEDGWHHLLAKGFVEYVDTQEEETTMISMTINDLVQARLRPDEAYSDTYTHCEIHPSLILGVCASIIPFPDHNQSPRNTYQSAMGKQAMGIYVTNYQFRMDTLAYVLYYPQKPLVTTRAMEHLHFRQLPAGINAIVAISCYSGYNQEDSVIMNQSSIDRGFFRSLFFRSYRDEEKKMGTLIKEDFGRPERGNTLGMRHGSYEKLDDDGLAPPGTRVSGEDVIIGKTTAISQDEAQGQTSRYTRRDHSISLRHSESGMVDQVLLTTNADGLKFVKVRVRSVRIPQIGDKFSSRHGQKGTVGMTYTQEDMPWTIEGVTPDIIVNPHAIPSRMTIGQLIECVMGKVAAQMGKEGDATPFTDVTVDNISKALHKCGYQMRGFERMYNGHTGRPLPAMIFIGPTYYQRLKHMVDDKIHSRGRGPVQILTRQPAEGRSRDGGLRFGEMERDCMIAHGAASFLKERLFDQSDAYRVHVCETCGLIAIANLKNNTFECRGCKNTTDIVQVHIPYACKLLFQELMSMAIAPRMLTKDVKSAKGRK encoded by the exons ATGGACTACAAACAGAACCAAACTTACATTGATGCCGACGGCAAGATTACACAGGAGAACAACAATAAGGAGATTACACAAGAGGAGGACGACGAGGAGATTACACAGGAGGACGCATGGACCGTCATCTCAGCCTACTTCGAAGAGAAAGGTCTCGTTCGTCAGCAGCTCGATTCTTTCGATGAGTTTATTCAGAACACTATGCAAGAAATCGTCGACGAGTCGTCCGATATCGAGATCCGACCCGAGTCCCAGCACAATCCTGGCCACCAATTTGATTTCGCCGAG AGAATCTACAAGATTAGTTTTGGACAGATTTATGTGAGTAAACCCACGATAACGGAGTCTGATGGAGAGACTGCCACCTTGTTCCCCAAGGCTGCAAGGTTGAGAAACCTCACCTACTCGGCTCCTTTGTATGTCGACGTTTGCAAGACAGTTATTATGAAAGGGCATGATGGGGAGGAAGTTACGGAGACTCAGGATTTTACCAAAGTTTTCATTGGAAAG GTTCCCATCATGCTCCGGTCTACTTACTGTACCTTGCATCAGAATTCGGAGAAAGATTTGACAGAGCTTGGAGAATGTCCTTATGATCAGGGAGGATACTTCATTATTAATGGCAGTGAAAAGGTTCTGATTGCTCAAGAGAAGATGAGTACGAACCATGTTTATGTGTTCAAGAAGAGACAGCCGAATAAGTACTCGTATGTCGCTGAAGTCCGTTCCATGGCGGAAACCCAAAATAGACCTCCGAGCACAATGTTTGTGCGTATGCTCTCTGGCTCGAAAGGG GGTTCATCTGGACAGTATATTCGATGTACTCTTCCATATATCAAGAAAGAAATTCCTATTATCATAGTATTTCGTGCATTGGGGTTTGTTGCCGATAAGGACATATTGGAGCGTATATGCTATGAGTTTGGAGATACTCAGATGATGGAGTTGCTCAGGCCTTCCTTGGAAGAAGCTTTTGTGATTCAAAGTCAGCAG GTTGCCCTTGACTATATTGGAAAACGTGGTGCGCCTGTTGGTACACCCAAGGACAAGAGgataaa GTATGCAAGAGATATCCTTCAGAAAGAAATGTTTCCTCATGTAGGAGTTGGGGCTTTTGAGACTCCAAAAGCTTACTACTTCGGGTACGTATTCAGCTCACTCGTGTTCTTTGAGTTTCATAGTGCTTTTTGTTTCTCATATTATGCAATAACCCTCAGGCTTATCATACACCGGCTGCTGCGTTGTGCACTTGGCCGAAATCCAGAAGATGATAGGGATCATTATGGTAACAAAAGGCTGGATCTTGCTGGTCCTTTACTTGGAGGGCTGTTTAGAATG CTTTTCAGAAAGCTAACGAGGGACGTGAGATCTTATGTTCAGAAG TGCGTTGACAATGGCAAAGAAGTAAATCTTCAATTTGCCATTAAGGCTAAAACAATTACCTCTGGCTTGAAATATGCTCTTGCTACTGGGAACTGGGGCCAGGCAAACGCTGCTGGCACAAGAGCTGGAGTCTCTCAG GTTCTAAATCGGTTAACATATGCCTCCACTTTGTCACATCTGAGGCGTCTCAATTCTCCTATTGGGCGTGAAG GAAAATTGGCAAAACCAAGACAACTACACAACTCACAATGGGGTATGATGTGCCCTGCTGAAACACCTGAAGGACAG GCTTGTGGTCTAGTGAAAAACTTGGCGCTCATGGTCTATGTGACAGTTGGGTCAGCTGCTTATCCCATATTGGTATTTTTGGAAGAATGGGGACTTGAGAATCTTGAG GAAATATCCCCAGCAGATATACCCCAAGCCACAAAAATCTTTGTCAATGGAAAGTGGGTTGGAATTCATCGAATTCCTGACATGTTGGTTAGAACGTTGAGACTTTTGAGGAGAAGG AATGATATTAACACTGAAGTTAGCGTTGTTAGAGATATTCGTCTGAAAGAGCTCCGGATATACACTGACTATGGTCGCTGTAGTCGTCCCTTGTTTATTGTGGATAATCAGAGGCTCTTAATAAAGAAGAAAGATATATATGCTCTGCAACAAAGGGTAAAGTTTATAGTCTTTCGTTCTCAAAGTACGTTTTGTGGTAACTTCAGTGTACCAATACTCGTTTTCATAACCCAGGAAAGTGCAGAAGAGGATGGTTGGCATCATCTACTTGCAAAGGGGTTTGTAGAATATGTAGACACACAGGAAGAGGAGACTACTATGATATCCATGACTATCAAT GATCTGGTTCAAGCTAGGCTCCGTCCCGACGAGGCATATTCTGACACTTACACACATTGTGAGATTCACCCTTCTTTGATATTGGGCGTGTGTGCTTCAATCATACCGTTTCCCGACCATAATCAG TCACCCCGTAATACATACCAATCTGCTATGGGAAAGCAAGCTATGGGAATATATGTCACCAACTACCAATTCCGCATG GATACCTTAGCCTATGTTCTATATTACCCTCAAAAGCCTCTGGTCACCACAAGAGCTATGGAGCATCTTCACTTTAGGCAACTTCCAGCAGGAATT AATGCTATTGTTGCCATTTCTTGCTATTCTGGATATAATCAGGAAGATTCTGTCATCATGAATCAGTCTTCAATAGATCGTGGTTTCTTTCGATCCTTGTTCTTCCGGTCTTACAG AGACGAGGAGAAAAAAATGGGGACCCTTATCAAAGAAGACTTTGGGCGCCCAGAGAGAGGAAATACACTG GGTATGCGACATGGTTCTTATGAGAAACTGGATGATGATGGTCTCGCACCTCCT GGTACTAGAGTTTCAGGTGAAGATGTAATCATTGGGAAAACCACTGCAATATCCCAAGACGAGGCTCAAGGACAAACATCACGATACACCAGACGTGATCACAGTATAAGCTTGCGTCATAGTGAATCTGGCATGGTGGATCAG GTGTTATTGACCACAAATGCAGATGGTTTGAAGTTCGTGAAAGTGAGGGTTAGGTCCGTTCGTATTCCTCAAATTGGAGACAAGTTCAGTAGTAGACATGGTCAGAAGGGAACTGTTGGCATGACATACACACAGGAGGACATGCCTTGGACGATTGAAGGCGTTACTCCTGATATAATCGTGAATCCACATGCTATCCCGTCTCGGATGACAATTGGACAGCTGATTGAGTGTGTCATGGGAAAAGTGGCAGCTCAGATGGGTAAAGAAGGAGACGCCACTCCCTTTACAGATGTCACG GTGGACAATATAAGCAAAGCTCTCCATAAATGTGGGTACCAAATGCGTGGATTTGAGAGAATGTACAATGGTCACACAGGCAGACCACTCCCAGCGATGATATTCATTGGACCAACCTATTACCAAAGGTTGAAGCATATGGTTGATGACAAGATCCACTCTCGTGGACGAGGTCCTGTGCAAATCTTAACAAGACAACCGGCTGAAGGACGATCCCGTGACGGTGGACTGCGTTTTGGAGAAATGGAGCGAGATTGCATGATTGCACATGGTGCTGCTAGCTTTTTGAAAGAGAGGCTGTTTGATCAGAGCGATGCGTATAGGGTACATGTGTGTGAAACCTGTGGGCTCATCGCCATTGCAAACCTGAAGAATAATACTTTTGAATGCAGAGGTTGCAAGAACACAACAGATATTGTTCAG GTTCACATACCATATGCTTGCAAATTACTGTTTCAAGAGCTTATGTCAATGGCGATTGCGCCACGGATGCTTACTAAAGATGTGAAGTCAGCTAAGGGCAGGAAGTGA
- the LOC106432135 gene encoding DNA-directed RNA polymerase II subunit 2 isoform X2, producing the protein MDYKQNQTYIDADGKITQENNNKEITQEEDDEEITQEDAWTVISAYFEEKGLVRQQLDSFDEFIQNTMQEIVDESSDIEIRPESQHNPGHQFDFAERIYKISFGQIYVSKPTITESDGETATLFPKAARLRNLTYSAPLYVDVCKTVIMKGHDGEEVTETQDFTKVFIGKVPIMLRSTYCTLHQNSEKDLTELGECPYDQGGYFIINGSEKVLIAQEKMSTNHVYVFKKRQPNKYSYVAEVRSMAETQNRPPSTMFVRMLSGSKGGSSGQYIRCTLPYIKKEIPIIIVFRALGFVADKDILERICYEFGDTQMMELLRPSLEEAFVIQSQQVALDYIGKRGAPVGTPKDKRIKYARDILQKEMFPHVGVGAFETPKAYYFGLIIHRLLRCALGRNPEDDRDHYGNKRLDLAGPLLGGLFRMLFRKLTRDVRSYVQKCVDNGKEVNLQFAIKAKTITSGLKYALATGNWGQANAAGTRAGVSQVLNRLTYASTLSHLRRLNSPIGREGKLAKPRQLHNSQWGMMCPAETPEGQACGLVKNLALMVYVTVGSAAYPILVFLEEWGLENLEEISPADIPQATKIFVNGKWVGIHRIPDMLVRTLRLLRRRNDINTEVSVVRDIRLKELRIYTDYGRCSRPLFIVDNQRLLIKKKDIYALQQRESAEEDGWHHLLAKGFVEYVDTQEEETTMISMTINDLVQARLRPDEAYSDTYTHCEIHPSLILGVCASIIPFPDHNQSPRNTYQSAMGKQAMGIYVTNYQFRMDTLAYVLYYPQKPLVTTRAMEHLHFRQLPAGINAIVAISCYSGYNQEDSVIMNQSSIDRGFFRSLFFRSYRDEEKKMGTLIKEDFGRPERGNTLGMRHGSYEKLDDDGLAPPGTRVSGEDVIIGKTTAISQDEAQGQTSRYTRRDHSISLRHSESGMVDQVLLTTNADGLKFVKVRVRSVRIPQIGDKFSSRHGQKGTVGMTYTQEDMPWTIEGVTPDIIVNPHAIPSRMTIGQLIECVMGKVAAQMGKEGDATPFTDVTVDNISKALHKCGYQMRGFERMYNGHTGRPLPAMIFIGPTYYQRLKHMVDDKIHSRGRGPVQILTRQPAEGRSRDGGLRFGEMERDCMIAHGAASFLKERLFDQSDAYRVHVCETCGLIAIANLKNNTFECRGCKNTTDIVQVHIPYACKLLFQELMSMAIAPRMLTKDVKSAKGRK; encoded by the exons ATGGACTACAAACAGAACCAAACTTACATTGATGCCGACGGCAAGATTACACAGGAGAACAACAATAAGGAGATTACACAAGAGGAGGACGACGAGGAGATTACACAGGAGGACGCATGGACCGTCATCTCAGCCTACTTCGAAGAGAAAGGTCTCGTTCGTCAGCAGCTCGATTCTTTCGATGAGTTTATTCAGAACACTATGCAAGAAATCGTCGACGAGTCGTCCGATATCGAGATCCGACCCGAGTCCCAGCACAATCCTGGCCACCAATTTGATTTCGCCGAG AGAATCTACAAGATTAGTTTTGGACAGATTTATGTGAGTAAACCCACGATAACGGAGTCTGATGGAGAGACTGCCACCTTGTTCCCCAAGGCTGCAAGGTTGAGAAACCTCACCTACTCGGCTCCTTTGTATGTCGACGTTTGCAAGACAGTTATTATGAAAGGGCATGATGGGGAGGAAGTTACGGAGACTCAGGATTTTACCAAAGTTTTCATTGGAAAG GTTCCCATCATGCTCCGGTCTACTTACTGTACCTTGCATCAGAATTCGGAGAAAGATTTGACAGAGCTTGGAGAATGTCCTTATGATCAGGGAGGATACTTCATTATTAATGGCAGTGAAAAGGTTCTGATTGCTCAAGAGAAGATGAGTACGAACCATGTTTATGTGTTCAAGAAGAGACAGCCGAATAAGTACTCGTATGTCGCTGAAGTCCGTTCCATGGCGGAAACCCAAAATAGACCTCCGAGCACAATGTTTGTGCGTATGCTCTCTGGCTCGAAAGGG GGTTCATCTGGACAGTATATTCGATGTACTCTTCCATATATCAAGAAAGAAATTCCTATTATCATAGTATTTCGTGCATTGGGGTTTGTTGCCGATAAGGACATATTGGAGCGTATATGCTATGAGTTTGGAGATACTCAGATGATGGAGTTGCTCAGGCCTTCCTTGGAAGAAGCTTTTGTGATTCAAAGTCAGCAG GTTGCCCTTGACTATATTGGAAAACGTGGTGCGCCTGTTGGTACACCCAAGGACAAGAGgataaa GTATGCAAGAGATATCCTTCAGAAAGAAATGTTTCCTCATGTAGGAGTTGGGGCTTTTGAGACTCCAAAAGCTTACTACTTCGG GCTTATCATACACCGGCTGCTGCGTTGTGCACTTGGCCGAAATCCAGAAGATGATAGGGATCATTATGGTAACAAAAGGCTGGATCTTGCTGGTCCTTTACTTGGAGGGCTGTTTAGAATG CTTTTCAGAAAGCTAACGAGGGACGTGAGATCTTATGTTCAGAAG TGCGTTGACAATGGCAAAGAAGTAAATCTTCAATTTGCCATTAAGGCTAAAACAATTACCTCTGGCTTGAAATATGCTCTTGCTACTGGGAACTGGGGCCAGGCAAACGCTGCTGGCACAAGAGCTGGAGTCTCTCAG GTTCTAAATCGGTTAACATATGCCTCCACTTTGTCACATCTGAGGCGTCTCAATTCTCCTATTGGGCGTGAAG GAAAATTGGCAAAACCAAGACAACTACACAACTCACAATGGGGTATGATGTGCCCTGCTGAAACACCTGAAGGACAG GCTTGTGGTCTAGTGAAAAACTTGGCGCTCATGGTCTATGTGACAGTTGGGTCAGCTGCTTATCCCATATTGGTATTTTTGGAAGAATGGGGACTTGAGAATCTTGAG GAAATATCCCCAGCAGATATACCCCAAGCCACAAAAATCTTTGTCAATGGAAAGTGGGTTGGAATTCATCGAATTCCTGACATGTTGGTTAGAACGTTGAGACTTTTGAGGAGAAGG AATGATATTAACACTGAAGTTAGCGTTGTTAGAGATATTCGTCTGAAAGAGCTCCGGATATACACTGACTATGGTCGCTGTAGTCGTCCCTTGTTTATTGTGGATAATCAGAGGCTCTTAATAAAGAAGAAAGATATATATGCTCTGCAACAAAGG GAAAGTGCAGAAGAGGATGGTTGGCATCATCTACTTGCAAAGGGGTTTGTAGAATATGTAGACACACAGGAAGAGGAGACTACTATGATATCCATGACTATCAAT GATCTGGTTCAAGCTAGGCTCCGTCCCGACGAGGCATATTCTGACACTTACACACATTGTGAGATTCACCCTTCTTTGATATTGGGCGTGTGTGCTTCAATCATACCGTTTCCCGACCATAATCAG TCACCCCGTAATACATACCAATCTGCTATGGGAAAGCAAGCTATGGGAATATATGTCACCAACTACCAATTCCGCATG GATACCTTAGCCTATGTTCTATATTACCCTCAAAAGCCTCTGGTCACCACAAGAGCTATGGAGCATCTTCACTTTAGGCAACTTCCAGCAGGAATT AATGCTATTGTTGCCATTTCTTGCTATTCTGGATATAATCAGGAAGATTCTGTCATCATGAATCAGTCTTCAATAGATCGTGGTTTCTTTCGATCCTTGTTCTTCCGGTCTTACAG AGACGAGGAGAAAAAAATGGGGACCCTTATCAAAGAAGACTTTGGGCGCCCAGAGAGAGGAAATACACTG GGTATGCGACATGGTTCTTATGAGAAACTGGATGATGATGGTCTCGCACCTCCT GGTACTAGAGTTTCAGGTGAAGATGTAATCATTGGGAAAACCACTGCAATATCCCAAGACGAGGCTCAAGGACAAACATCACGATACACCAGACGTGATCACAGTATAAGCTTGCGTCATAGTGAATCTGGCATGGTGGATCAG GTGTTATTGACCACAAATGCAGATGGTTTGAAGTTCGTGAAAGTGAGGGTTAGGTCCGTTCGTATTCCTCAAATTGGAGACAAGTTCAGTAGTAGACATGGTCAGAAGGGAACTGTTGGCATGACATACACACAGGAGGACATGCCTTGGACGATTGAAGGCGTTACTCCTGATATAATCGTGAATCCACATGCTATCCCGTCTCGGATGACAATTGGACAGCTGATTGAGTGTGTCATGGGAAAAGTGGCAGCTCAGATGGGTAAAGAAGGAGACGCCACTCCCTTTACAGATGTCACG GTGGACAATATAAGCAAAGCTCTCCATAAATGTGGGTACCAAATGCGTGGATTTGAGAGAATGTACAATGGTCACACAGGCAGACCACTCCCAGCGATGATATTCATTGGACCAACCTATTACCAAAGGTTGAAGCATATGGTTGATGACAAGATCCACTCTCGTGGACGAGGTCCTGTGCAAATCTTAACAAGACAACCGGCTGAAGGACGATCCCGTGACGGTGGACTGCGTTTTGGAGAAATGGAGCGAGATTGCATGATTGCACATGGTGCTGCTAGCTTTTTGAAAGAGAGGCTGTTTGATCAGAGCGATGCGTATAGGGTACATGTGTGTGAAACCTGTGGGCTCATCGCCATTGCAAACCTGAAGAATAATACTTTTGAATGCAGAGGTTGCAAGAACACAACAGATATTGTTCAG GTTCACATACCATATGCTTGCAAATTACTGTTTCAAGAGCTTATGTCAATGGCGATTGCGCCACGGATGCTTACTAAAGATGTGAAGTCAGCTAAGGGCAGGAAGTGA
- the LOC106432143 gene encoding dof zinc finger protein DOF4.3: MNKSRVLVRRNNQVSGVKPPPRICPRCNSDNTRFCYYNNYSVSQPRYTCKNCRRLWTHGGTLRNISAGGSRIDQPSVAQVVPVETQQVNHHQTFLHGQETNDFLGSIGDSSSSAGVVGSHFGSLPETHGDVVFPVRSHPPMNRPVFNDGSFPQGYYHVGHVNNYNSYRVNQEDPNKPRQRFNNTMSMNHNTSTSGSRG, translated from the coding sequence ATGAATAAATCACGTGTTTTGGTAAGGAGAAACAATCAAGTGAGTGGAGTGAAACCTCCACCACGAATATGTCCAAGGTGTAACTCTGACAACACCAGGTTCTGTTACTACAACAACTATAGTGTGTCTCAGCCGCGCTACACCTGCAAGAATTGTCGTCGATTATGGACTCATGGTGGGACATTAAGGAACATATCGGCTGGTGGAAGCAGAATAGATCAACCATCTGTTGCTCAGGTGGTTCCTGTTGAGACCCAACAGGTTAATCATCACCAGACTTTCTTACATGGTCAAGAAACTAACGATTTTCTTGGATCTATTggtgattcttcttcttctgctggtGTTGTTGGGAGCCATTTCGGTTCTTTGCCTGAGACGCATGGTGATGTGGTGTTTCCAGTTCGTAGTCATCCACCAATGAATCGCCCTGTGTTCAATGATGGGTCGTTTCCCCAAGGATATTACCATGTTGGACATGTTAATAATTATAACAGTTACCGCGTAAATCAAGAGGATCCAAACAAGCCAAGACAGCGCTTCAACAACACCATGAGCATGAATCATAATACCAGCACCAGTGGAAGCAGAGGATAA